The sequence TGTCAATCTTTGTCATCTTTAAGCTTCTCTATATCTACCTGATCCTGTTTCGAGTCCCTCATCTTTTTGAGCCAGATCAAGTCTTTCTTATTTGCAAGCATGACCCTTCCTTCTTCTGACTCCGCTTCCACAGCATTCTGAATTACCTTTCTGACCTCCTCATCTTTGGCAACAAGAATATCGATCAGCATTTCATCTTCTTCGTTTACAACCTTTAGAAACCGATGAAGCTCGATGGCCACGTTCCGGAATGTCCAAGGAGATGCAGATTCGAAATATCTATCCTTTTCCAGAACACCTTTGACCTTATCAAAGTCGTCGTTGTCGACAAGGAGGTCAATGTCTCGGGTGAATCGCGGCTCTGTATAAAAAGCCATCGCGACCCCGCCTACAAGCGCATACCTTACCCGTTCCTTCTCCAACCTCGATATCAATCGCTTGAATTCTTCAAATACGTTCATTCTCTCTTCCTTAAAA comes from Syntrophus gentianae and encodes:
- a CDS encoding nucleotidyl transferase AbiEii/AbiGii toxin family protein — protein: MNVFEEFKRLISRLEKERVRYALVGGVAMAFYTEPRFTRDIDLLVDNDDFDKVKGVLEKDRYFESASPWTFRNVAIELHRFLKVVNEEDEMLIDILVAKDEEVRKVIQNAVEAESEEGRVMLANKKDLIWLKKMRDSKQDQVDIEKLKDDKD